The following are encoded in a window of Citrobacter freundii genomic DNA:
- a CDS encoding EAL domain-containing protein yields the protein MTHSARRKTLRFLGTLTVVLLPVVLALWFAHVRATSETRNQLRTFAQLALNKTELVIQQADLARDMAQLYQGEMCTPAHQKSMLNIIRGRLYISDLIYAQGDHFLCSTSMVPPASYIMPTADYKRTPDISIYYYRDTPFFSGYRMTYMQRGNYVVVINPLSYSEVMSDDPDLAWGVYDTVTDSFFSASEGSNVAQLLPLVRGDAPTFQQDDRFYTIVHSEKRPIAVIVSTTDDRVDQNFYHEAVLTLPFGVICSILILLMWWRTRQQYYSPRRLLKRALKKRQLCLHYQPIIDIKNGQCVGAEALLRWPGCKGEVMSPTEFIPLAEKEGMIEKITDYVVEEVFNDLGYFLSAQPQLYISINLSASDFHSSRLIALIAEKSRDYSVRSQQIKVEVTERGFIDLQKMTPVIQAFRQAGYEVAFDDFGTGYSNLHNLSSLNVDILKIDKSFISTLTTNSTSHMIAEHIIEMAQSLHLKTIAEGVETADQISWLLERGVQFCQGWYFAKALPPQEFMHWVKRSPAILTQGGQ from the coding sequence ATGACTCACAGTGCGCGACGTAAGACGCTGAGGTTCCTTGGAACACTCACGGTGGTATTGCTCCCCGTGGTACTGGCGTTATGGTTTGCTCATGTCAGGGCGACGTCCGAAACCCGCAATCAACTCCGCACTTTTGCGCAGCTGGCCCTCAATAAAACAGAGCTGGTGATCCAGCAAGCCGATCTCGCGCGTGATATGGCACAACTGTATCAAGGGGAGATGTGTACCCCGGCGCATCAAAAAAGTATGCTGAATATTATTCGTGGGCGTTTATATATCAGCGATCTCATTTATGCGCAGGGCGATCATTTTTTGTGCTCAACGTCGATGGTGCCGCCAGCCTCATATATTATGCCCACCGCTGACTATAAGCGGACGCCGGACATCTCCATTTATTACTATCGCGATACGCCGTTTTTTTCTGGCTACAGAATGACGTATATGCAAAGAGGAAACTACGTTGTCGTTATCAATCCTTTATCCTACAGCGAGGTCATGTCTGATGATCCGGACCTCGCCTGGGGTGTCTATGATACGGTAACGGATAGCTTTTTCTCTGCCAGTGAAGGGTCAAACGTTGCGCAATTACTGCCGCTGGTACGCGGCGATGCCCCGACATTCCAGCAAGACGATCGTTTCTATACCATCGTGCATTCAGAAAAGCGGCCCATTGCGGTTATTGTGTCGACCACGGACGATCGCGTTGATCAGAATTTCTATCATGAAGCTGTACTAACGCTCCCTTTCGGCGTGATCTGTAGCATCCTGATCCTACTGATGTGGTGGCGTACGCGCCAACAATACTATTCTCCTCGCCGTCTGTTAAAACGCGCGCTCAAAAAACGCCAGCTTTGCCTGCATTACCAGCCGATCATTGATATCAAAAATGGTCAATGCGTTGGGGCCGAGGCGCTGTTGCGCTGGCCCGGTTGCAAAGGTGAGGTCATGAGTCCGACAGAATTCATTCCGCTGGCGGAAAAGGAAGGGATGATTGAGAAGATAACGGATTATGTGGTCGAAGAAGTGTTCAACGATTTGGGCTATTTTCTGTCAGCACAACCTCAGCTTTACATCTCAATAAATCTCTCTGCCTCCGACTTTCATTCATCCCGGCTGATCGCGCTGATTGCTGAAAAATCACGCGACTACTCTGTACGTTCGCAGCAAATTAAGGTTGAAGTCACCGAGCGCGGATTTATTGATTTGCAGAAGATGACCCCGGTTATTCAGGCATTTCGTCAGGCGGGTTATGAAGTCGCGTTTGATGATTTTGGGACTGGGTATTCCAATCTGCACAATCTGTCTTCGTTGAATGTGGATATTCTGAAGATCGATAAATCGTTTATCAGTACGCTGACCACCAACAGTACCAGCCACATGATTGCCGAACATATCATCGAAATGGCGCAAAGTTTACACCTGAAGACAATTGCAGAAGGGGTCGAAACAGCGGATCAAATCAGCTGGCTGCTGGAGCGCGGCGTACAGTTTTGTCAGGGATGGTACTTTGCGAAAGCATTGCCGCCGCAGGAGTTCATGCACTGGGTTAAGCGCTCGCCCGCCATACTGACGCAGGGCGGGCAATAA
- a CDS encoding YjcB family protein has protein sequence MATITTGVVLLRWQLLSAVLMFLASTLNIRFRKSDYIGLAVISSGLGLVFACWFATGLLGITLMDVSAIWNNIQSVMVEVMSHTPPEWPMVLN, from the coding sequence ATGGCAACAATAACAACTGGCGTAGTTCTTCTGCGGTGGCAACTGCTGAGCGCAGTACTGATGTTTTTAGCCAGCACGCTCAATATCCGTTTTCGTAAATCAGATTATATTGGCCTGGCCGTTATCAGCAGCGGTTTAGGGCTGGTTTTCGCCTGCTGGTTTGCAACCGGATTGCTCGGCATCACCCTGATGGACGTGTCCGCTATCTGGAATAACATCCAGTCTGTGATGGTAGAAGTGATGAGCCATACGCCGCCAGAGTGGCCGATGGTATTAAACTGA
- a CDS encoding autotransporter outer membrane beta-barrel domain-containing protein, with protein MYQWKNNAKVILPLALSVSISNALYSGAAFAKDYTLNYIGKDPELPGISIKDTIAGDNNYDFTVKIDNPVRGEGNGLEVKIGNITSDQGGEYHIGNYNVNISGTTEQEHRAGLAFFGLSAEGSDTKVTVDNFSLKNNFLIGNKYTHNNTALYVGGGADVSVNGNVYIRSEVEHTKQGEDATLANNGIYARGAGSTITANGGDVYINTYASNFKELLENNSGYPEGSSKSDAVSAKDGGVVNINQAGGNKVNLLGNLDFGDKLYSNTSQMNITLNGADSYWHGHEANFFDATTGKWSGDLNLTLANNAHWIPDGKDAEISAITLKDGGTVNLHGFNLHTNQSINETVKIHDLKGNNGIFLIDVNTNKTDEQRRNGSDFIEVVKSSTGGTHAIEALNINKLTDLKEDIWVADAASNVTFEAYDKVDITNEYVYDYKPLLRSDIREGDPQSQYGTNWYITGVSTKASAGSNTVIANAGLNYAMATARLEIDSLNKRLGELRQDQQQNGLWIRYKGGEIESDTGSYFKNLYSFWQLGYDNKDEGESSVWTRGIAAHYMRGNADFTYGTGDNKNYGGSLYAAWNRPEKQDYLDLVLKYSRHESDFNYRNTYGNSGFADSSTWSISASAEYGREFSLGNSTFIEPQGQLVYTYLDEASYTTSSGLKVRQNDIDSVIGRVGLRGGYRFESRPDSDIYVKLDLLHEFAGDRDVTVWGKDAALKVSEGGSDSWINYGIGTNIHLTQNNNSRLYVDLERSAGGDIDMNWQVNAGFRMEW; from the coding sequence ATGTATCAATGGAAGAATAACGCTAAGGTAATATTGCCTTTAGCCTTGTCGGTGAGCATTAGTAATGCGCTATATTCTGGGGCAGCATTCGCTAAAGATTATACACTGAACTATATCGGTAAGGACCCCGAGCTCCCTGGTATCAGCATCAAAGATACGATTGCCGGCGACAACAACTACGATTTTACGGTTAAAATTGATAATCCTGTGCGAGGCGAAGGTAACGGTCTTGAGGTCAAGATTGGCAACATCACGAGTGATCAGGGCGGTGAGTATCATATTGGTAATTACAACGTCAATATTAGCGGGACCACGGAGCAGGAGCATCGTGCCGGGTTAGCCTTCTTTGGGTTGTCTGCAGAAGGCAGTGACACCAAAGTGACTGTCGACAATTTTAGTCTTAAAAATAATTTCCTAATTGGCAATAAGTACACACACAACAATACTGCGTTATATGTAGGCGGTGGCGCGGATGTGTCTGTGAACGGCAATGTGTACATTCGTTCTGAAGTTGAGCACACCAAACAGGGCGAAGATGCAACTCTGGCCAATAACGGAATTTATGCGCGGGGTGCGGGTTCAACCATTACGGCAAACGGTGGAGATGTTTACATTAATACCTATGCTAGTAACTTTAAAGAACTCCTGGAGAACAATAGCGGTTACCCGGAAGGCTCATCAAAAAGTGATGCGGTCAGTGCTAAAGACGGTGGTGTCGTTAATATTAATCAGGCTGGAGGCAACAAGGTTAATCTATTAGGTAACCTCGACTTCGGTGATAAGCTTTATTCTAATACAAGCCAGATGAATATTACGCTTAATGGGGCAGATTCATACTGGCATGGGCATGAAGCAAACTTCTTTGACGCAACAACCGGGAAATGGAGCGGCGATCTCAACCTTACGCTGGCGAATAACGCCCACTGGATCCCCGATGGTAAAGATGCGGAAATCAGTGCCATCACCCTGAAAGACGGCGGTACGGTAAACCTGCATGGTTTTAACCTGCACACCAATCAGAGTATCAACGAAACCGTTAAAATTCATGATTTGAAAGGGAACAACGGTATTTTCCTGATTGATGTCAATACCAATAAAACGGATGAGCAGCGACGTAACGGCAGCGACTTCATTGAAGTTGTCAAAAGTAGTACCGGCGGTACACATGCGATTGAAGCGTTGAATATCAACAAGCTCACTGATTTGAAGGAAGATATCTGGGTTGCCGATGCGGCAAGTAATGTGACATTCGAAGCGTACGATAAAGTCGATATTACGAACGAGTATGTGTATGACTATAAACCACTGCTGCGTTCTGATATCCGTGAAGGCGATCCGCAAAGCCAGTACGGTACCAACTGGTATATCACGGGTGTTTCGACGAAAGCCAGCGCAGGTAGTAACACCGTGATCGCCAATGCTGGGCTGAACTACGCAATGGCGACCGCTCGTCTTGAAATCGACAGTCTGAATAAGCGTTTAGGCGAACTCCGCCAGGATCAGCAGCAAAATGGTCTGTGGATACGCTATAAAGGTGGTGAAATAGAGAGTGATACTGGGAGCTACTTCAAAAACCTGTATAGCTTCTGGCAACTCGGTTATGACAACAAAGACGAAGGCGAATCGTCTGTCTGGACGCGAGGGATTGCCGCGCATTACATGAGAGGCAATGCCGACTTCACTTATGGTACTGGCGATAACAAGAACTACGGTGGTTCACTTTATGCTGCATGGAATCGCCCAGAGAAACAAGATTACCTGGATCTGGTGTTGAAATATAGCCGCCATGAAAGTGACTTCAATTACAGGAACACATACGGCAACTCTGGCTTTGCAGATAGCAGCACATGGTCAATCAGTGCCAGCGCAGAATACGGTCGCGAGTTTAGCTTAGGAAACTCTACGTTTATCGAACCGCAAGGTCAGCTCGTGTATACCTATCTGGATGAGGCCAGTTACACCACCAGTAGTGGGTTGAAAGTCCGTCAAAACGATATAGACAGCGTTATTGGCCGTGTCGGATTGCGCGGAGGTTATCGGTTTGAATCGCGCCCGGATAGCGATATTTACGTGAAGCTGGATTTGCTGCATGAGTTTGCTGGCGATCGTGATGTCACCGTTTGGGGTAAAGATGCCGCACTGAAAGTGAGCGAAGGGGGAAGTGACTCCTGGATCAACTATGGTATAGGTACCAATATCCATCTCACTCAGAACAATAACTCCCGGTTGTATGTTGATCTGGAAAGATCGGCGGGAGGTGACATTGATATGAACTGGCAGGTTAACGCGGGTTTCCGTATGGAGTGGTAG
- the ssb1 gene encoding single-stranded DNA-binding protein SSB1, with product MASRGVNKVILVGNLGQDPEVRYMPNGGAVANITLATSESWRDKATGEMKEQTEWHRVVLFGKLAEVASEYLRKGSQVYIEGQLRTRKWTDQSGVEKYTTEVVVNVGGTMQMLGGRQGGGAPAGGNAGGGQQGGWGQPQQPQGGNQFSGGAQSRPQQSTPAAPSNEPPIDFDDDIPF from the coding sequence ATGGCCAGCAGAGGCGTAAACAAGGTGATTCTCGTCGGTAATCTGGGCCAGGACCCGGAAGTACGCTATATGCCGAATGGTGGTGCAGTTGCCAACATTACGCTGGCTACTTCCGAATCCTGGCGTGATAAAGCGACCGGCGAGATGAAAGAGCAGACTGAATGGCACCGTGTTGTGCTGTTTGGCAAACTGGCGGAAGTCGCCAGCGAATATCTGCGCAAAGGTTCTCAGGTCTACATTGAAGGTCAGCTGCGTACCCGCAAATGGACCGATCAGTCAGGTGTCGAGAAGTACACGACTGAAGTTGTTGTGAACGTCGGCGGCACCATGCAAATGCTGGGTGGTCGTCAGGGCGGCGGTGCACCGGCGGGCGGTAATGCAGGTGGCGGTCAACAGGGTGGTTGGGGTCAGCCTCAGCAGCCGCAGGGTGGCAACCAGTTCAGCGGCGGTGCACAGTCTCGTCCGCAGCAGTCCACTCCGGCAGCGCCGTCTAACGAACCGCCAATCGACTTTGACGACGACATTCCGTTCTGA